The Stieleria maiorica genome includes the window GTTGGCCGTTGCCCAGAATCGCATTGGCCTGGGTCAGCAATTCTTGCGGGGCGGATTCGTTCAAGTACGGCATGTAGCGTTCGCTGCCGATCGCGAGCAGCAAGGGGTGAACGCCCGCGGCGTCGACCGCGTGGACCGCTTTGACCCCCGGGATCACGGTGGGGATGATGGGGTCGGTTAATTCGTGAATCAGTTGGCCGAAGGTCGTGTCTTCCTGCGGCGGTCGACCGACCACCGTCAACGGCCAGATCGCCCCGGGGCGATGCCAGACGTGATCGACTTTCATGACCGGAAAGGGGTGTTCCAAACTGTAATACCCCAAATGGTCCCCGAAGGGACCTTCGCGCTTGGTCGCCTCGGGATCGATCGTTCCGACGATGGCGAAGTCGGCATCGCGGTACACCGGCGCGTGGTTTCCGCGGAGCAATCCGATGCGTCCACCGGCAAGCGCGCCGGCAAACGTCAATTCGGTCAAACCCTCCGGCAGCGGCATCACGGCGGCCAACGTCATCGCGGGGCTGCCGCCCACGGTGACGGCGACACGCAGCGGTTTGCCTTGTTTGATCGCTTGACGGTGGTGGACTCCGATCCCTCGGTGAATCTGGTAGTGCAAGCCGACTTCCTGGTCGGTGTAGTCGTTGCCGGACAGCTGGACGCGGTACATCCCCAGGTTGATCTTCATCAGATTCCCCGGGTCGGTCGGGTCTTCGCTCAACACCTGGGGCAGCGTCACAAAGCCGCCGCCGTCGCGGGGCCAGCATTTCAACTGTGGCAATTCCGCCAGCGTGCATCGATTTGCGGCGACCGAGGCACTGCGGACGAACTTGGGCAACATGCGAGCGGCCGTCAGCGGGACGCCGGCATAGCGGAAGGGCCGTTTGGGGACGGCCGAGGGATCCAATTTGACTTCGATCAGGCGGCGGACCGATTCCAACGTGTCGCGGAACAGGTAACGGGCCTGGTCCAGCGAGGCGAACAGGTTGGAAACCATCGGAAACCGACAGCCGGTGGGGTGGGTGAACAGGACCGCCGGGCCTCCGTTTGCATACACGCGACGCTGAATCTCTGCGATTTCCAGGTTCGGATCGACCGCGTCGCTCACCTCCAGCAATCTCCCGCCGGCGCGAAGATCCTGGACGACGTCTCGGGTGCTGCGGTGTTTCATGGTCGTCGATAAACTACAACTACTAAAAAGTGTTTCAGACGTCTTTCAACAATGTCTCAATCAGTGTCATCATCTTATGTCGGAAAGCCCGTCCCAGTCTCAACCGAATTCCGTCTTGCCACAACTGCCTTGCCCGCGTTTTGTCGTCACCGAGAACGCGATCGGTGAAAAATGCGACGTTCTGATCGTCGGCCTGTGCGACGATGCACCGCTGTCGGCGACGGCGGCTGCGCTGGACCAGGCCACCGGGGGTGTGATCAGCCGACTGTCGGACCAGGGAAAACTCTCATCGGAGTCGGGTGAATCGATGCTGATCCCCGGACCCGGCGGCGACGGCCCGATGCTGGTGTTGTTGATGGGTTTGGGTGAGAAATCAAAACTGGATCGTGAAGCCGCGTTCACGTCGACCAGCACCGCGGTCCGGTCCTTGGTTTCCAAACCACACGAAACGTGGGTGATCGCATTGCCGGAGTCGTTCGCCGCCGCCGATCACGATGCCATCGTTGCCGGCGCGTTGTACGGTCTGGAGGGTCAGGCGATCTATCGCACCAAACCGTCGACCTATGTGCCACAGACGATCGCGATCGCCGGGGCGTCCAAGGCGGCGATCGAGCGGGGCACCGTGATCGGCGACAGCGTCAATCTGGCGCGGCGGTTGGTCAACGAGCCCGCCTCGGTCATCTATCCGGCTTCGTTCGCCGAGCGTGCCGAAGCGTTGGCGGCCGAGGTCGGTCTGGGATGTGAGGTCTGGGACGAAACGCGATTGGCGGAGGAGAATTGTCGAGCGATCCTGGCGGTGGGCGGCGGCAGTGACCAACCACCCCGCTTGGTGATCCTGCGTCACGACGGCGGAGCGAAAGGCGAACCGCCGATCGCGATCGTCGGCAAGGGCGTCACCTTTGACAGCGGCGGATTGTCGATCAAACCCAGTGACGGGATGGTCGACATGAAATGCGACATGGGCGGCGCGGCGACCGTGATCGGCACGATGCATGCGCTGGCCAAGTTGGGCGTCAAGAAAAACGTCATCGGACTGTGCGGGCTGGCCGAAAACATGGTCAGCGGTTCCAGTTATAAACTCGGCGATGTGATCGTCACCCGCAGCGGCAAGACGATCGAGATTCTGAACACCGATGCCGAAGGCCGCGTGGTGTTGTCCGACACGTTGGATGTGGCCATCGAACAGCAACCGACGGCGATGGTCGATCTGGCGACGCTGACC containing:
- a CDS encoding UbiD family decarboxylase — translated: MKHRSTRDVVQDLRAGGRLLEVSDAVDPNLEIAEIQRRVYANGGPAVLFTHPTGCRFPMVSNLFASLDQARYLFRDTLESVRRLIEVKLDPSAVPKRPFRYAGVPLTAARMLPKFVRSASVAANRCTLAELPQLKCWPRDGGGFVTLPQVLSEDPTDPGNLMKINLGMYRVQLSGNDYTDQEVGLHYQIHRGIGVHHRQAIKQGKPLRVAVTVGGSPAMTLAAVMPLPEGLTELTFAGALAGGRIGLLRGNHAPVYRDADFAIVGTIDPEATKREGPFGDHLGYYSLEHPFPVMKVDHVWHRPGAIWPLTVVGRPPQEDTTFGQLIHELTDPIIPTVIPGVKAVHAVDAAGVHPLLLAIGSERYMPYLNESAPQELLTQANAILGNGQLSLAKYLMITDDRADQLDIHEIDAFIQFVLQRVDWKRDLHFQTQTTIDTLDYTGTGFNKGSKVVIAAVGPAKRTLPTELPGDLQLPDGFHAPRVVMPGVLAIECQAFESATGGSDVVRFCEQYRPEDSINAFPLITLVDDSEFASQSLSNWLWTTFTRSNPATDLSGIGAETIAKHFGCRGSVVIDARFKPWQAPPVIEDPETVAKVDARAARGGPLAKYL
- a CDS encoding leucyl aminopeptidase is translated as MPQLPCPRFVVTENAIGEKCDVLIVGLCDDAPLSATAAALDQATGGVISRLSDQGKLSSESGESMLIPGPGGDGPMLVLLMGLGEKSKLDREAAFTSTSTAVRSLVSKPHETWVIALPESFAAADHDAIVAGALYGLEGQAIYRTKPSTYVPQTIAIAGASKAAIERGTVIGDSVNLARRLVNEPASVIYPASFAERAEALAAEVGLGCEVWDETRLAEENCRAILAVGGGSDQPPRLVILRHDGGAKGEPPIAIVGKGVTFDSGGLSIKPSDGMVDMKCDMGGAATVIGTMHALAKLGVKKNVIGLCGLAENMVSGSSYKLGDVIVTRSGKTIEILNTDAEGRVVLSDTLDVAIEQQPTAMVDLATLTGACMVALGNEVAGLMTNNQSACDAVAGAAHAEGEPVWQLPMFELYDEKVKSKVADIKNIGEGRWGGAITAAKFLENFVGDVPWVHIDIAGPAFADSPKPHRDAGATGVMVRTLIRWVENQAGA